Proteins from a genomic interval of Rosa chinensis cultivar Old Blush chromosome 2, RchiOBHm-V2, whole genome shotgun sequence:
- the LOC112188881 gene encoding cyclin-dependent kinase F-1, which produces MDSPPAKSWSIHTRPEIIAKYQILKRVGSGAYSDVYRARRLSDNLTVALKEVHDYQSAFREIEALQTLHSCPNVVVLYEYFWREDEDAVLVLEFLTSDLETVIRAAKKKEGGIRCGEVKRWMLQMLSGIDACHRNMIVHRDLKPSNLLIGEDGVLKLADFGQARILLEPGYAPDDENREAYEQSSQSQANAIQPPEAIPVEDNSFQEGYRIRDGSMSKEEYFRVLDEVKAKDFDKDTNFPDGDTSCLATCTASDVDEEVFKASYSYEPEDGGDDRVGMTSCVGTRWFRAPELLYGSVDYGLEVDLWSLGCIFAELFTLQPLFPGNSDIDQLSRIISVLGNPTEEIWPECDKLPDYKTISFNKVENPIGIGTCLPSRSPGEVAMVSRLVCYDPARRATAMELLQDKYFNEEPLPVPLSELHVPLEKSGPDEVSGGWRDYNDVGSDSDFDEFANAEITATKTGSFVQFS; this is translated from the exons ATGGATTCTCCACCGGCGAAGAGCTGGAGCATCCACACCCGACCCGAGATCATCGCCAAGTACCAGATCCTCAAGCGGGTCGGATCCGGCGCCTACTCCGACGTCTACCGCGCCCGCCGCCTCTCCGACAACCTCACCGTCGCCCTCAAGGAGGTCCACGACTACCAGTCGGCCTTCCGCGAAATCGAGGCGCTCCAGACTCTCCACAGCTGCCCCAACGTCGTCGTTTTGTACGAGTACTTCTGGCGCGAGGACGAGGACGCCGTGCTCGTCCTCGAGTTTCTGACCAGCGACCTGGAGACTGTGATCAGAGCGGCGAAGAAGAAGGAGGGCGGGATTCGCTGCGGCGAGGTCAAGAGGTGGATGCTGCAGATGCTGTCTGGGATCGACGCGTGTCATCGGAATATGATCGTGCATCGGGATTTGAAGCCGAGCAATCTGTTGATCGGGGAGGATGGCGTGCTCAAGCTGGCTGATTTCGGACAG GCAAGGATACTGCTCGAGCCTGGATATGCTCCTGATGATGAAAACCGTGAAGCATATGAGCAGAGCTCCCAAAGTCAAGCCAATGCCATTCAACCACCTGAAGCAATTCCTGTAGAAGACAATTCATTTCAAGAAGGGTACAGAATTCGGGATGGAAGTATGAGCAAAGAAGAATATTTTAGGGTCTTAGATGAGGTCAAGGCAAAAGATTTTGACAAGGATACAAATTTTCCTGATGGAGATACATCTTGTCTAGCAACGTGTACAGCAAGTGATGTAGACGAAGAGGTTTTCAAGGCTTCTTATTCATACGAGCCAGAGGATGGTGGAGATGATAGAGTTGGTATGACATCCTGTGTTGGAACTCGATGGTTCAGAGCCCCCGAACTTCTCTATGGGTCAGTAGACTATGGTTTAGAGGTAGATTTATGGTCATTGGGTTGCATTTTTGCTGAGCTTTTTACTCTGCAACCACTCTTTCCCGGGAATTCTGATATCGATCAGCTCAGCAGAATCATCAGCGTTCTGGGAAATCCAACAGAGGAGATATGGCCTGAGTGTGATAAGCTTCCGGATTACAAGACAATTTCATTTAATAAAGTAGAAAACCCAATTGGTATAGGGACCTGTCTCCCCAGTCGTTCCCCGGGTGAAGTTGCTATGGTGAGCAGACTTGTTTGCTATGACCCAGCTAGAAGAGCTACGGCAATGGAACTGCTCCAAGACAAGTATTTCAATGAAGAGCCACTTCCAGTTCCCCTATCTGAGCTGCATGTTCCCCTCGAGAAGAGTGGGCCAGATGAGGTTTCTGGTGGCTGGCGTGATTACAATGATGTGGGTTCAGACTCTGATTTTGATGAATTTGCCAATGCGGAAATTACCGCCACCAAAACTGGTTCTTTCGTGCAGTTTTCTTGA